Sequence from the Leptospira noumeaensis genome:
ATCCAAAGCCAATATTATCCTTTCCAAATATTTACTTCGGAAAAGAAGTATTCTCTTTTAGGAAAGTATTCACCACTGATTCGTATTCGTCATAACGAAGGTCAATCGACTTACAATGTTTAGCCCCCCAATCAGTAACTAGTAATTGTTTTCGATTTGATTTTAAATTTTGAAAGATTTCTTCGGAATGAGATACGGGTGTGAATTCATCTGTTTTAGAATGAATGAGTAACACTGGTAAAACTATAGATTTTGCTGCCTTCTTAGGGGATACTTCATCCACAAGAAAGTCCGCCCGTAATTCTGCAATCGATAGGGCAATCGGAGATAAAAATAAAACTAGAGGTGAATATAAATCAACAGCTCTTTTTTCGACAATCGAACGCATATCCATATACGGGGAGTCCGCTATTACAAAAGCAAAATCATTTCGTCCTTCTGCATATTGCAAAGCCGTAGCAGCTCCAAAGGAAGCTCCCATAATTCCAATTTGTTCTTCGGGAACTGTGCTAATCTCAGAAAAAAATTCAATGGCGCGTTCTAGGTCTTGTTTTTCATAAAAACCGTATGTTCCGTGCTCTCCGGCACTTTCACCATGATGCCTCGCATCATAAGCAAACAAACTACAACCTCTTTTCCAAAACAGAGGCGCATACTTGAGGACACCGTAACGGGTTCTCGTATGCCCGTGAAGCAAAACGACCCCACATTTTTTCTTTTTTGGATTTTTGAAATACCAACCTCGAAGTCGTAAACTTCCATTTTGGAATCGAATGGATTCCGGTTCCGGAAGTCCAAAATCGGCAACGGATTCAATTTTTAATCTTGTTTTGTCTTCCTCTAAAGTTGTTACGGGAAAGGATACAATGGAAGATGAAAAATAGTAACCTGCACCTAGCAAAAAAAAGGTGAAAAAAATAATAAATGTACTGAGAATCTTTTTCATTAAAGGAAGCCTAGTTGGAAAAATCTAGGAGAGACCACAATCAGAAAAGCGAATTTTCCAAAATGTTCGATTTTAGTGCGAAAAAGAATTGCCTGCCTATGATCCTCCCCCCATTTCTAAAGGAAATCTATGAAACCATATTTAGCGTGCCTATCCCTCCTCCTAAGCCTTTCCTTTGCAAACTGTCGCACGATGGATGCTGCAATCCAATACCCTGATTCAGGAAAAGCGGATTTGGGAATTACCAAAGTAGCTATTTTACTTTTTGATATAGAAGAAGCGAAATGGGGTGACGAATTCACCGACGCCGTATCGTTACAAATTGCAAAAAATCTTCCCATCAAAGTCATCGAAAGGGAACAACTTTCCAAAGTTGTCAATGAACAAAGTTTTTCTAAAACAGGAATCATTGATACACAAACAGCCGTTCGTTTGGGAAAAGTATTAGGTGTTGATGCGCTCATATTTGGAAGAGGTTCTGCTCTCAAAAAGTATGATGAAAAAGGAAAACTTATCCCCAATCTCGTGGACACAGTTTCATTAAAAATAGTTCATATAGAATCGGGACATGTAATCGTAAATGCACGTAAAAAACCAGGTGCAGACTGGACTATAATCCGACTTTTGCAATATAGTTTGGGACTGGGACTTATTTGGAGTCGGGAAGACATTTTACTCTCTACTAGCGAATACGATTTCGTAGCAGAAAGTCTAGTGGGACGAATTGTATCCGAACTAAAGAAATAATCTATTTAAAATAAAGGACAAATAATGAAAATTAACATTGGAATCCCAGAAGAAGAAAGAAGTGCGATCTCAGAGTCTTTAAAAAAACTCTTAGCTGATACGTACACTTTGTATCAGAAAACACATAGTTACCATTGGAATGTTACAGGGCCTATGTTTCAAACTCTACATATTTTGTTTATGACTCAATACACAGAACTTTGGAATGCAATTGACCCTATTGCCGAAAGAATTCGATCCTTAGGTTATTATGCTCCTATGGGCGGGTGGGAATTCGCAAAATATTCTAGCATTTCCGAAGACAAAGAAGTTCCAAAGGCAACAGACATGATTAGAAGACTAGTGGAAGGTAATGAAGCAGTGATCCGCACAGCACGTGCCGCTTACGAACCTGCCGAAAAAGGAAATGACCAAGCCACCTTGGATCTACTCACACAACGTTTGGACATTCACGAAAAAACTGCTTGGATGTTACGTTCGTTACTCGAAGATTAAAAATTTGAACAGTAGTCAATTCTAGACTACTGTTCCTTAACCGCTTACAACCAACTCGGACTATTAACTTTTTTTGATAATTCCCAATCAATGAGCACAAGTCAGAACATAACCATCTTTAGAAATTAAAAATCCAGATCCAGTCCAACGTTTTTTCCCAAGTAAATCCTTGTTTTCAATCGAGATAGAAACTGTCCGCGAAACATAATTCGTAAAGATGTTTTGGTTGG
This genomic interval carries:
- a CDS encoding alpha/beta hydrolase; translation: MKKILSTFIIFFTFFLLGAGYYFSSSIVSFPVTTLEEDKTRLKIESVADFGLPEPESIRFQNGSLRLRGWYFKNPKKKKCGVVLLHGHTRTRYGVLKYAPLFWKRGCSLFAYDARHHGESAGEHGTYGFYEKQDLERAIEFFSEISTVPEEQIGIMGASFGAATALQYAEGRNDFAFVIADSPYMDMRSIVEKRAVDLYSPLVLFLSPIALSIAELRADFLVDEVSPKKAAKSIVLPVLLIHSKTDEFTPVSHSEEIFQNLKSNRKQLLVTDWGAKHCKSIDLRYDEYESVVNTFLKENTSFPK
- a CDS encoding CsgG/HfaB family protein, whose protein sequence is MKPYLACLSLLLSLSFANCRTMDAAIQYPDSGKADLGITKVAILLFDIEEAKWGDEFTDAVSLQIAKNLPIKVIEREQLSKVVNEQSFSKTGIIDTQTAVRLGKVLGVDALIFGRGSALKKYDEKGKLIPNLVDTVSLKIVHIESGHVIVNARKKPGADWTIIRLLQYSLGLGLIWSREDILLSTSEYDFVAESLVGRIVSELKK
- a CDS encoding Dps family protein, producing MMKINIGIPEEERSAISESLKKLLADTYTLYQKTHSYHWNVTGPMFQTLHILFMTQYTELWNAIDPIAERIRSLGYYAPMGGWEFAKYSSISEDKEVPKATDMIRRLVEGNEAVIRTARAAYEPAEKGNDQATLDLLTQRLDIHEKTAWMLRSLLED
- a CDS encoding trypsin-like peptidase domain-containing protein, with protein sequence MKAILPFYFSFILSLCFSCKLDSKNPNQNIFTNYVSRTVSISIENKDLLGKKRWTGSGFLISKDGYVLTCAH